A stretch of the Trueperaceae bacterium genome encodes the following:
- a CDS encoding oxidoreductase, with the protein MSETLKVGVIGVGGINRSHMPGWEASDHAEVIAGADINEEALKQWGAKHNINQLTTNPQEIFDNPDIDIIDVCTPNMYHMPITVSALNAGKHVICEKPLAPTTDDIRTMIKARDRSGKQLMTAQHWRFAGTSQAIKREADSGVLGDVYHARAWMLRRNHFIPTPTFIHKQHSGGGACIDIGVHVLDLTLWLMGNPQPVAVSGVARTELAMKDGQFTPWRPGVEIPKTWDVEEFASAFVRFENGATLILEVSWLLHHDTQGDDMQVWLYGSEGGCHWPSAKFLNSNYQTKELYKRYLGMTADLMEPHALECVEFAKAIAEGRPSPVPAEQSLQVQSILNGIYESQKKGREIRLDI; encoded by the coding sequence ATGAGCGAAACTCTTAAGGTAGGGGTCATAGGTGTAGGTGGGATCAATCGTTCTCATATGCCAGGCTGGGAAGCTTCTGATCACGCTGAAGTTATCGCTGGAGCCGACATTAACGAGGAGGCTTTAAAGCAATGGGGCGCGAAACACAACATTAACCAGCTTACAACCAATCCACAGGAAATCTTTGATAATCCTGATATCGATATTATTGATGTCTGCACCCCGAACATGTATCACATGCCAATTACAGTTAGTGCTCTAAACGCAGGAAAGCACGTAATTTGTGAAAAGCCCCTAGCTCCCACTACAGACGATATCCGTACAATGATTAAGGCACGTGATCGCTCTGGAAAACAACTAATGACCGCTCAGCACTGGCGCTTTGCTGGTACCTCGCAAGCTATTAAACGTGAAGCTGATAGTGGTGTTTTGGGCGATGTGTACCATGCCCGCGCTTGGATGCTTCGTCGTAACCACTTCATTCCCACACCTACTTTTATTCACAAGCAGCATTCTGGTGGAGGAGCCTGCATTGACATTGGTGTACACGTTCTTGATCTCACTCTGTGGTTAATGGGTAATCCTCAACCGGTTGCAGTGAGTGGTGTCGCTCGTACGGAGTTAGCGATGAAGGACGGACAGTTCACTCCCTGGCGTCCTGGAGTAGAAATCCCTAAAACATGGGATGTTGAGGAATTCGCGTCTGCTTTTGTCCGTTTTGAAAATGGTGCGACGTTAATTCTAGAAGTGAGCTGGTTATTGCATCATGATACGCAAGGGGACGATATGCAGGTGTGGCTTTATGGTTCTGAAGGAGGATGCCATTGGCCCAGTGCGAAGTTTCTCAATAGTAATTACCAAACTAAAGAACTCTACAAACGTTATCTAGGTATGACAGCTGATCTTATGGAACCCCATGCACTAGAATGCGTCGAGTTCGCCAAGGCGATTGCGGAAGGTAGGCCATCACCAGTCCCAGCTGAACAATCGCTACAAGTACAAAGTATTTTGAACGGTATTTACGAGAGCCAGAAAAAAGGTCGGGAGATCCGATTAGATATCTAG
- a CDS encoding YjhG/YagF family D-xylonate dehydratase: MTIRINPDLSEILGGAGDAETTRIVGGGPIGKLPLTPEMLRQEPSGNLFGLTQNAGMGWEPSEVARGQVLIVSTQGGLRAEDGSPVALGYHTGHWEIGLMVKQAAETLRERGALPFAAYCSDPCDGRSQGTTGMFDSLPYRNDAATVLRRLIRSLPTRAAVMGVATCDKGLPATLQALAGSSGLPAIAVPGGVTLPTVGGEDAAQVQTLGARFSHELIDIEYAAEMGCKACGSSGGGCQFLGTAATAQVIAEALGMALPHSALSPSGEPIWLDLAHRSALALLRLTSLETPLSMILTEAAVDNALLVHAAFGGSTNLLLHIPAIAHAAGLRPPTVREWNQANRATPRLVDALPNGPRNHPTVQVFMAGGVPEVMLHLRNMGLLDTQVKTVTGETLASNLDWWESSERRVAVRNRIEQAGINVDQIIMDADTARSAGLTSTVLFPVGNLAPEGSVIKATAIDPSLVGNDDVYRHSGSARVFVDESDAIEAVKGGGERPIEVGEVLVLIGAGPSGTGMEETAQLTSALKYLPWGKHIPILTDARFSGLSTGACIGHVGPEALAGGPIGCLRDGDQIEIIIDRHNLVGTIDLVGTAEGTLGSQEATALLASRSPHPALSPHPDLPDDTRLWAALQRVSGGTWAGCIYDVDRIVEVLDAGLAALNGQEPWKSEEFSEQ; this comes from the coding sequence ATGACCATCAGGATTAATCCAGATCTTTCCGAAATACTGGGTGGAGCTGGTGATGCAGAGACCACTCGCATTGTCGGTGGTGGGCCAATAGGTAAATTGCCGCTTACCCCAGAAATGTTGCGGCAGGAGCCGAGTGGAAACTTATTCGGCCTCACCCAGAATGCCGGTATGGGTTGGGAGCCTTCTGAGGTAGCAAGAGGCCAGGTGCTCATAGTCAGTACTCAAGGGGGGCTTCGTGCAGAAGACGGTAGTCCGGTTGCGCTTGGGTACCATACGGGACACTGGGAAATTGGTCTAATGGTCAAACAGGCTGCCGAAACCCTTCGTGAACGGGGGGCATTGCCCTTTGCAGCTTACTGCAGCGATCCGTGTGATGGCCGTAGCCAAGGGACGACTGGAATGTTCGATAGCTTGCCATACCGAAATGACGCAGCTACTGTACTTAGACGCCTCATCCGTTCATTACCTACACGCGCTGCTGTAATGGGAGTCGCCACTTGTGACAAAGGCCTCCCTGCGACTTTACAGGCCTTAGCCGGTAGTAGCGGACTACCTGCAATTGCAGTTCCTGGGGGCGTGACTTTGCCGACCGTTGGCGGCGAAGATGCTGCACAGGTACAGACATTGGGAGCTCGTTTTTCTCACGAACTGATCGATATTGAATACGCTGCTGAAATGGGTTGCAAGGCGTGCGGGTCCAGTGGCGGGGGCTGCCAATTTCTCGGCACTGCAGCGACTGCTCAGGTCATTGCAGAGGCTCTAGGTATGGCTCTTCCTCATAGTGCCCTAAGCCCTTCTGGTGAACCAATTTGGTTAGATCTAGCTCATCGTTCAGCGCTGGCACTTCTACGCCTTACATCCCTCGAAACGCCTCTGTCCATGATATTGACTGAAGCTGCTGTCGATAATGCGTTACTTGTCCACGCTGCTTTCGGAGGATCCACTAACCTCTTACTACATATTCCCGCTATTGCTCATGCTGCTGGTCTCAGACCACCCACCGTTAGGGAATGGAATCAGGCCAATCGAGCAACCCCGCGTTTGGTAGACGCCTTGCCTAACGGACCTCGTAATCACCCAACTGTCCAGGTGTTCATGGCTGGTGGTGTGCCCGAGGTGATGCTTCACTTAAGGAATATGGGGCTTCTTGATACTCAGGTAAAAACGGTGACCGGGGAGACTTTAGCTAGCAACCTAGATTGGTGGGAATCAAGTGAACGCCGTGTAGCTGTACGGAATCGAATTGAACAAGCGGGTATTAATGTCGATCAGATCATTATGGATGCTGATACCGCTCGTTCCGCAGGATTGACAAGCACAGTCCTCTTTCCAGTAGGTAATCTTGCTCCGGAAGGTTCAGTGATAAAGGCTACAGCCATTGACCCTTCATTAGTTGGCAACGATGACGTGTATCGGCACAGTGGTTCTGCAAGGGTGTTTGTGGATGAGTCCGATGCTATTGAGGCGGTTAAGGGTGGAGGCGAAAGACCTATAGAGGTAGGTGAAGTACTAGTTCTCATAGGTGCAGGACCGTCCGGTACTGGGATGGAAGAAACAGCGCAACTCACGAGCGCCCTTAAATACTTACCGTGGGGAAAGCACATTCCGATACTTACTGATGCCCGTTTTTCTGGATTGTCGACTGGCGCCTGCATAGGTCATGTAGGACCTGAGGCCCTAGCAGGAGGACCAATTGGGTGTCTTCGTGACGGTGACCAAATAGAGATCATAATCGATCGCCATAATTTAGTAGGAACGATAGATTTGGTTGGCACTGCTGAAGGAACGCTAGGGTCTCAGGAAGCTACTGCTCTTCTAGCCTCTCGATCACCACATCCGGCGCTCAGTCCACACCCAGATCTACCGGATGACACTAGATTATGGGCGGCTCTGCAGCGTGTCAGTGGAGGTACATGGGCTGGATGTATCTATGATGTAGATAGGATAGTCGAAGTCCTTGATGCGGGTTTAGCAGCCTTGAATGGCCAAGAACCGTGGAAGAGTGAGGAATTTAGTGAACAATAA
- a CDS encoding 30S ribosomal protein S12 methylthiotransferase RimO, whose amino-acid sequence MSGKIGFVSLGCPKALIDSEHILTQLRAEGYELVPTFEDADLVVVNTCGFITPAVEESLETIGNALESNGRVVVTGCLGERPEVIMERHPNVLSVTGQADLNGVMSAVHNALPPELDPFKRLIPNANGIKLTPRHYSYLKIAEGCNHTCSFCIIPQLRGLQISRDASDILVEATRLVATGTRELIIISQDSSAYGSDLRHRESTFGDQKVRAHLVPLVEELAELGIWIRLHYIYPYPHVRDIIPLMAEGKVLPYLDVPLQHASPSILKAMRRPGGPESHLKTISEWRSICPDLTIRSTFIVGFPGETPHDFELLLDFLREARLEKVGAFTYSAVDGAAANDLGKPIPEELSRERRARLMECQQKISEEKNRERVGTSIEVIIDAFGDLPGEVIGRTLVDSPEIDGSIVLKTDGTVKIGDRVLAKVTGATSPYDLEGKLIKSLPWTPTVPQWN is encoded by the coding sequence ATGTCGGGAAAGATTGGTTTTGTAAGTCTTGGGTGCCCCAAAGCCTTAATTGATAGTGAACATATTCTTACGCAGCTCCGCGCTGAAGGGTATGAGCTAGTACCCACCTTTGAGGATGCGGATCTTGTCGTTGTTAATACGTGTGGTTTCATCACTCCAGCAGTAGAGGAATCTCTTGAAACTATCGGAAACGCACTAGAGTCGAACGGCCGAGTAGTGGTAACAGGTTGCCTCGGTGAACGCCCCGAAGTAATCATGGAACGACATCCAAATGTATTATCTGTCACCGGCCAAGCAGACCTTAATGGGGTGATGTCTGCCGTACACAACGCTCTTCCCCCTGAATTAGATCCGTTCAAGCGACTAATACCAAACGCCAACGGTATTAAACTTACACCGCGCCACTATAGCTACCTAAAGATTGCTGAGGGTTGTAACCATACCTGTAGCTTCTGCATAATTCCGCAACTCCGCGGCCTTCAAATCTCTCGAGACGCTTCAGACATTCTGGTTGAGGCAACCCGATTAGTCGCTACTGGAACTCGTGAGTTGATCATAATATCGCAAGACTCTAGTGCATATGGCTCAGATCTCCGACACCGTGAAAGTACTTTCGGTGACCAAAAGGTTCGAGCTCACCTTGTGCCCCTAGTGGAAGAACTTGCTGAACTGGGCATATGGATCCGATTACATTACATTTATCCTTATCCTCACGTAAGAGATATTATCCCGCTTATGGCTGAAGGGAAAGTGCTTCCCTATCTCGATGTTCCTCTTCAACACGCCAGCCCGTCTATCCTGAAAGCTATGAGGAGGCCTGGCGGGCCCGAAAGTCACTTGAAGACCATCTCCGAATGGCGATCCATATGTCCAGATTTAACTATTCGCTCAACTTTCATTGTTGGTTTCCCTGGAGAAACCCCTCATGATTTTGAACTACTTCTTGATTTTCTTCGTGAAGCACGACTTGAAAAGGTTGGGGCCTTCACCTATAGTGCCGTCGATGGGGCTGCAGCTAATGATCTAGGCAAACCCATTCCTGAAGAATTAAGCCGCGAACGACGTGCCCGTTTAATGGAATGTCAACAGAAAATTAGTGAAGAAAAAAACCGCGAACGAGTGGGAACCAGCATTGAAGTGATAATCGATGCCTTTGGTGACCTACCGGGAGAAGTAATAGGTAGGACCCTAGTGGATTCACCAGAAATCGATGGTTCCATCGTACTTAAAACCGACGGTACAGTGAAAATCGGTGACAGGGTTTTGGCTAAAGTTACAGGAGCAACCTCCCCTTACGACCTTGAAGGAAAATTAATAAAATCGCTCCCTTGGACCCCTACCGTCCCGCAATGGAATTAA
- a CDS encoding dihydroxy-acid dehydratase (catalyzes the formation of 3-methyl-2-oxobutanoate from 2,3,-dihydroxy-3-methylbutanoate), with protein MKSKGLATRLTQYGDVEFSKFMRQTFALSMGYGTEAIGRPVVGIINTASDLNNCHRGLVELIPAIKRGILLEGGLPLAFPTISLGEAFLSPTSMLFRNLMSMDVEEMIRAQPIDAVVLVGGCDKTIPALLMGAASAGLPALVVVAGPMLTGGYKGEQIGACTDCRRFWASYRRGELNRLEIDEIKSELVVTTGTCAVMGTASTMACMTEAMGMMLPGGATIPAVYAERLRHGEESGRKATQLANSGPTPADIMTPAAFGNAIRVLQTIGGSTNAVIHLTAIAGRLGIELDLNQFDVVSEQTPVLLDLKPTGKGYMEDFHRAGGIPTVLQELGDLIDRSTLTVTGQTLDVLLGEAVDLPRWQEIIRPAAEPFQASGALIGLWGNLAPDGAVLKRSAASPELLQKRARAVVFTSLEDLAHRIDDPNLDVTPEDILVLQNAGLVGAPGMPEAGYFPIPGKLHGVTDMVRISDARMSGTAFGTIVLHVSPEAAVGGPLSLVRNGDIIELDAKSRRLSLLVSEEELDRRSVNNPGRPELPKRGYARLFSQAVQQPHLGADFDFLRHESLQGKEEQGG; from the coding sequence ATGAAATCAAAGGGTCTGGCGACAAGGCTCACGCAGTATGGAGATGTGGAGTTCTCCAAATTTATGCGGCAGACATTTGCTTTGTCAATGGGTTACGGTACAGAAGCTATCGGTCGTCCGGTAGTCGGGATTATTAATACGGCGAGTGATCTAAATAATTGCCATCGAGGTCTCGTAGAACTCATACCAGCAATTAAACGAGGCATACTACTTGAGGGTGGTTTGCCGTTAGCGTTTCCCACTATTTCTCTTGGCGAGGCCTTCCTATCCCCGACAAGTATGCTATTTCGCAATCTGATGTCAATGGATGTCGAAGAGATGATACGGGCTCAACCAATTGACGCCGTAGTACTTGTAGGTGGTTGCGATAAGACCATACCAGCTCTACTTATGGGCGCCGCTAGCGCTGGCCTACCAGCACTAGTTGTGGTTGCTGGCCCTATGCTTACGGGTGGTTATAAAGGGGAGCAAATTGGAGCTTGTACAGATTGTAGGCGTTTCTGGGCATCTTATAGGCGTGGTGAGCTTAATCGTTTAGAAATTGACGAGATAAAAAGCGAGCTAGTAGTTACAACAGGAACCTGTGCTGTTATGGGTACTGCTAGTACTATGGCCTGTATGACTGAAGCCATGGGAATGATGTTGCCTGGCGGCGCGACCATTCCAGCTGTATATGCTGAAAGGTTACGTCATGGAGAGGAATCAGGGAGAAAGGCAACCCAACTAGCGAATAGTGGGCCAACTCCAGCAGATATTATGACGCCGGCCGCCTTTGGTAATGCCATCCGGGTACTCCAAACCATTGGTGGTTCGACTAACGCAGTTATACATCTTACCGCTATCGCAGGTCGCCTTGGAATTGAACTCGACTTAAATCAATTTGATGTCGTGAGTGAGCAAACACCTGTTTTACTTGATCTGAAACCAACGGGGAAGGGTTACATGGAGGATTTTCATCGTGCAGGAGGAATTCCTACAGTGTTGCAAGAATTAGGTGATCTGATCGACCGGAGTACTTTAACTGTTACGGGTCAGACGCTAGATGTTTTGTTGGGGGAAGCTGTAGATTTACCGAGATGGCAAGAGATAATTCGACCGGCCGCCGAACCTTTCCAGGCCAGTGGAGCTCTTATTGGTTTATGGGGAAACCTTGCCCCTGATGGAGCCGTGCTCAAGCGCTCAGCGGCTAGCCCCGAGCTTCTTCAAAAAAGAGCACGCGCGGTAGTGTTCACTTCACTTGAAGATTTAGCCCACAGGATAGATGACCCTAATCTTGACGTTACGCCGGAAGACATCCTTGTTCTACAAAATGCTGGATTAGTTGGAGCTCCCGGTATGCCTGAAGCAGGTTATTTTCCTATACCAGGCAAGCTTCATGGGGTGACCGATATGGTACGCATATCTGATGCTCGAATGAGTGGAACGGCTTTCGGGACAATAGTTTTGCACGTCTCACCGGAAGCTGCTGTAGGTGGCCCTCTAAGTCTCGTGAGAAATGGAGATATTATTGAGCTGGATGCAAAATCGAGGCGCCTAAGTCTTTTAGTATCCGAAGAAGAGCTCGATAGGCGTAGTGTTAATAACCCCGGCCGGCCAGAACTTCCCAAACGTGGATATGCCCGACTGTTTTCTCAAGCAGTTCAGCAGCCACACCTTGGGGCTGATTTTGATTTTCTTCGGCATGAGTCTCTCCAAGGCAAAGAAGAGCAAGGTGGATAG
- a CDS encoding phosphogluconate dehydrogenase translates to MTRPTIGLLHPGSMGSSIGRAATTGGLDVLWASEHRSRETCERAEKDGLSDVIKVVKLARTSDIVLSVCPPHAAIDVAETVIQAGFKGIYADLNALSPETARGVSQIIMESGADYVDGSIIGPPARSEGSTRLYLSGFRAQELNSLFAGSPLAVVVMNGNGVEASALKMAYASWTKGTTALLLAVRALAVAEGVEDELMSEWDVSQKGLRDRSEKAAEGTTEKAWRFVGEMNEIAATYDSAGLPDGFHCAAATVYERMSKFRGVEATMQEILSALYEEQGNG, encoded by the coding sequence ATGACCAGACCGACCATAGGTCTCCTTCATCCGGGTTCAATGGGATCCTCTATAGGTAGAGCAGCTACGACAGGGGGACTAGATGTCCTTTGGGCCTCTGAACATAGGTCAAGAGAGACATGTGAAAGAGCAGAAAAAGACGGCCTGAGCGACGTTATTAAGGTGGTTAAATTAGCCCGCACGTCCGATATTGTGCTTTCCGTCTGCCCGCCTCATGCGGCTATTGATGTGGCTGAAACAGTCATCCAAGCAGGGTTTAAAGGCATCTATGCGGATCTTAACGCACTTTCTCCAGAAACCGCTCGGGGAGTTTCTCAAATCATTATGGAGTCAGGCGCGGACTATGTCGATGGAAGCATAATCGGGCCTCCAGCCAGAAGCGAGGGAAGCACTCGTTTATACCTGTCGGGGTTCCGGGCACAAGAACTCAACAGTCTCTTCGCAGGTTCGCCCCTTGCTGTCGTCGTTATGAATGGTAATGGAGTAGAAGCATCTGCACTTAAGATGGCGTACGCCTCTTGGACGAAAGGCACGACTGCGCTACTCTTAGCGGTCCGGGCGCTCGCGGTTGCGGAGGGAGTTGAGGACGAATTAATGTCCGAATGGGACGTATCTCAAAAAGGATTACGAGATCGTTCAGAGAAAGCCGCGGAAGGAACTACCGAAAAAGCATGGCGTTTCGTAGGCGAAATGAACGAAATAGCGGCTACTTATGATTCAGCGGGCCTCCCTGATGGATTCCATTGTGCAGCAGCAACTGTTTATGAGCGAATGAGTAAATTCCGGGGGGTAGAAGCAACTATGCAAGAAATCTTAAGCGCCTTATATGAAGAACAAGGCAATGGCTGA
- a CDS encoding alcohol dehydrogenase, with translation MKAIYLDAPGSFRLAEVSEPKKPTTGEVLVRVLRVGICGTDLHAFQGNQAFIKFPLILGHELAVEVLEVDPSVSGLNPGDICTVMPYLSCGTCIACRSGKTNCCVTLQVLGVHSDGGMCERIVLPSDLLFKLGDIPIAEGALVEMLSIGAHAVSRASIEPDEVVLVIGLGPIGLGTIAFAKERAARVVGVDISESRLDFARSLGLAAVIDGRDYAEGGIEGLLEELGIRELPIVVFDATGNSKSMMTAIDVVPNGGRLVFVGHTVDQLSFFNPELHRREITILCSRNANRGDFKTVLDLLRAREIEVGSWITHRASPEQLIADFSTWIDPEEGVVKAMLEF, from the coding sequence ATGAAGGCAATTTATCTTGACGCTCCCGGATCTTTCCGCCTCGCGGAAGTATCAGAGCCAAAAAAGCCCACAACTGGTGAAGTTTTAGTTCGAGTCCTACGGGTAGGAATTTGCGGTACAGATCTTCACGCCTTTCAAGGCAATCAAGCTTTCATAAAATTCCCACTTATTCTTGGCCATGAACTTGCAGTTGAGGTTCTGGAAGTTGACCCTAGCGTGTCCGGACTAAATCCAGGAGATATTTGCACCGTAATGCCATACCTATCGTGCGGGACTTGCATAGCGTGCCGGAGTGGGAAGACCAACTGCTGCGTGACGTTACAGGTCCTCGGTGTTCATTCTGACGGTGGAATGTGTGAGCGGATAGTACTTCCCTCCGACTTGCTTTTCAAGCTTGGTGACATCCCAATTGCTGAGGGGGCTCTTGTAGAAATGCTTTCTATAGGCGCCCACGCTGTAAGCCGCGCAAGCATAGAACCCGACGAAGTTGTGTTAGTCATTGGTCTCGGACCGATTGGATTAGGCACGATTGCTTTTGCTAAAGAACGAGCGGCCAGGGTTGTGGGAGTAGACATTAGTGAGAGTCGCCTAGATTTTGCGCGAAGCCTCGGTTTGGCGGCAGTCATTGACGGCCGTGATTACGCCGAAGGAGGTATTGAAGGGTTGCTGGAGGAGCTTGGCATTAGGGAGTTACCCATTGTCGTTTTTGACGCTACCGGTAATTCTAAATCAATGATGACTGCAATTGATGTTGTCCCTAACGGCGGTAGGTTAGTTTTCGTTGGGCACACCGTCGATCAACTATCGTTCTTTAACCCTGAGCTACATAGGCGAGAGATCACAATCCTTTGTAGTCGAAATGCAAACCGAGGGGATTTCAAAACCGTCCTGGATTTATTACGTGCTAGAGAAATTGAAGTAGGATCTTGGATCACTCATCGAGCATCTCCTGAACAGCTTATAGCTGACTTCTCCACTTGGATTGATCCCGAAGAAGGAGTTGTGAAGGCCATGTTGGAGTTTTGA
- a CDS encoding phosphogluconate dehydrogenase (NADP(+)-dependent, decarboxylating) (catalyzes the formation of D-ribulose 5-phosphate from 6-phospho-D-gluconate), whose protein sequence is MDTPNLDIGLVGLAVMGQNLVLNMNDHNFTVGVYNRTTSVTTEFIEGPAKGTSVVGFDSLEDLVVNLKRPRKIMLMVQAGPAVDKVIDSLLPYLEAGDIVIDGGNTNYPDSVRRAENLESRGLLFVGTGVSGGEEGARTGPSIMPGGSHQAWEHIGPIFQSIAAQVDGTPCCDWVGDGGAGHFVKMVHNGIEYGDMQLITEAYHLMKSGLGMQAEEIGEVFSGWRSGKLDSYLIDITAEIFTVKDSDGEPLVEKILDVAGQKGTGKWTAVNALELGIPLTLIGEAVFSRFLSSIKAEREEASQVLKGPSVSPKLDRAKVIEDLEQALYASKICSYAQGYMLIRAAAEQYDWELNYGGIAQMWRGGCIIRSSFLKDIRSAYSKNQALKNLLLDDFFRDEIESSQGSWRRTVSTAVQAGIPTPAMGAALAFFDGYRHAELPANLLQAQRDYFGAHTYERVDHPRGEFHHTNWTGRGGKVSSRTYNA, encoded by the coding sequence ATGGACACCCCGAACCTTGATATTGGCCTTGTTGGCCTCGCCGTTATGGGCCAAAATTTGGTCCTCAATATGAACGACCATAACTTCACAGTTGGAGTTTATAACCGAACGACTAGTGTAACGACCGAATTTATTGAGGGCCCAGCCAAAGGAACGTCAGTAGTTGGTTTCGATTCGCTAGAAGATCTCGTTGTAAATTTAAAGCGACCCCGCAAGATCATGCTAATGGTTCAGGCGGGACCTGCAGTCGACAAAGTTATTGATTCTCTATTGCCGTACCTTGAGGCTGGAGATATCGTAATCGATGGCGGAAACACTAACTATCCTGATTCAGTACGACGAGCAGAAAATCTCGAGTCTCGAGGACTCTTATTTGTCGGTACCGGAGTTTCAGGAGGAGAAGAAGGCGCCCGGACTGGACCTTCAATAATGCCAGGTGGTTCTCACCAAGCTTGGGAACACATTGGGCCCATTTTTCAAAGTATCGCCGCCCAAGTAGACGGTACCCCTTGTTGCGATTGGGTTGGTGATGGTGGGGCAGGACATTTCGTAAAAATGGTTCATAACGGCATTGAATATGGTGATATGCAGCTCATCACTGAAGCCTATCACTTAATGAAATCTGGCCTCGGGATGCAAGCCGAGGAAATCGGAGAAGTATTTTCCGGTTGGCGGTCAGGCAAACTTGATTCTTACTTGATCGATATTACAGCTGAAATATTCACTGTTAAAGATTCTGATGGGGAACCTCTAGTAGAAAAGATTCTTGACGTTGCAGGCCAAAAAGGAACTGGTAAATGGACAGCTGTCAATGCTTTAGAACTGGGTATCCCTCTTACGCTCATTGGTGAGGCTGTCTTTTCTCGTTTTCTTTCCTCTATCAAGGCTGAACGTGAAGAGGCCTCACAGGTCCTTAAAGGACCTTCAGTCTCCCCAAAACTGGATCGGGCTAAGGTCATTGAAGACCTGGAGCAAGCACTATACGCTTCTAAAATATGCTCTTACGCTCAGGGATACATGCTCATACGGGCTGCCGCTGAGCAATACGACTGGGAGCTCAATTACGGTGGCATAGCACAAATGTGGCGCGGTGGTTGCATCATCAGATCCAGTTTTCTCAAAGACATCCGCTCTGCTTACAGCAAAAACCAAGCCCTAAAAAACCTTTTACTTGATGACTTCTTTCGTGATGAAATCGAATCTTCTCAGGGGTCTTGGAGGCGTACGGTGTCTACTGCGGTCCAGGCAGGGATACCAACACCAGCTATGGGAGCAGCTCTAGCGTTTTTTGATGGTTATCGTCACGCCGAACTGCCAGCGAATCTTCTCCAGGCCCAACGAGACTACTTTGGGGCCCATACTTATGAAAGGGTTGACCATCCGCGGGGAGAGTTCCATCACACTAACTGGACTGGACGAGGCGGAAAAGTCTCATCACGTACCTATAATGCTTAA
- a CDS encoding phytanoyl-CoA dioxygenase, with translation MSPNFIDGTTVNENGSIGGFYRENGYVVVPDALGRAEIDELIAETLLICRGERGEINRLQPSVPEEEDAEVLKRTLCVHFPHKISAVMRRYLAHPNMVKVLTEIIGLNVKAMQSMLFIKASGKPGQAWHQDEAFIPTRDRSLTGGWIALDDATLESGCLWVIPGSHKLGTLWPTQVQNDDRFDCTAESTGFPYSDSDAIPVQVKAGAIVFFNGYLLHRSFPNKSHGNYRRVLVNHYMNAASLLPWQKPQEEEGMGSLDYRDIVMVSGKDPYAWKGTKNIAEPSVRPSGEGGCEKWGSKE, from the coding sequence TTGAGTCCTAATTTTATTGATGGCACCACTGTAAACGAAAATGGGAGTATTGGAGGCTTCTACCGAGAAAACGGATATGTCGTGGTTCCCGATGCTCTGGGTCGAGCTGAAATTGATGAACTAATTGCTGAAACGCTACTTATTTGTCGTGGGGAACGGGGGGAGATAAATCGCCTCCAGCCTTCAGTCCCTGAAGAGGAGGATGCGGAGGTTCTTAAGAGAACGCTTTGTGTTCACTTTCCTCACAAGATTTCAGCTGTTATGCGCCGCTACTTGGCTCACCCAAATATGGTCAAAGTGCTTACAGAAATTATTGGGCTTAATGTCAAAGCTATGCAATCAATGCTGTTTATTAAGGCCAGTGGCAAGCCAGGCCAAGCATGGCACCAGGATGAGGCATTTATTCCTACTCGAGATCGTTCACTAACCGGTGGTTGGATAGCTCTCGATGATGCCACGTTAGAAAGTGGTTGCCTTTGGGTGATTCCAGGGTCTCATAAACTAGGTACGTTATGGCCGACACAGGTGCAGAACGATGACCGATTTGACTGTACGGCCGAGTCAACAGGATTCCCGTATTCCGATTCCGATGCAATACCCGTACAGGTCAAAGCTGGCGCCATTGTCTTTTTCAACGGGTACCTTCTGCACCGGTCGTTTCCTAACAAGTCCCATGGAAACTATCGGCGAGTGCTAGTAAACCACTATATGAATGCAGCGTCGTTGCTTCCCTGGCAGAAACCGCAGGAAGAAGAAGGAATGGGAAGTCTAGACTATCGAGATATTGTGATGGTAAGCGGTAAGGATCCGTACGCGTGGAAGGGAACAAAGAACATCGCTGAACCATCCGTACGCCCGTCTGGCGAAGGAGGTTGCGAAAAATGGGGTTCAAAAGAGTAA